Sequence from the Panicum virgatum strain AP13 chromosome 5N, P.virgatum_v5, whole genome shotgun sequence genome:
AAGCGCTGAATAAACATTCGCTTCAACTAGTGAGCATGCGAATCATCTCTATATCTGGCGACAAAATGACGCCCATAAGCGAATTAGATGACAGGAATAAGACTCCAAATTTTGTAAGATGGCACAAGGGAACTGATATAGTAGGCTACAGCACCTACCTGTATGGCTGTATGTCCAAAAAAGCACGCATAGTTTGGTTTTGCACACTTCAGTAAAAGGCAATAACACCCACCTACAAACACCTATCAGCCATGCTCCATTTCCAGACAGCAGCATGGTATGAATCGCTCAAGCACATATTGATAAATCCAAACCAGAAATGAAATGTTGCAAGGTGAGAAAAGGATGTAATAAGTACATATGCGTGTTCCCAGAAATCAGAATGAGCTCTTGATGGATGCCTAACATTTTAAGCCCCTCGAAGGGCCAATTTCAGTTAACTGCGTATGTACATTTTGTGTATTCATGATGAAGAACACTGCCATGCTGAAGTAAAAGGCGAGTGCTAATCGTGCTATAAAACCGTGAAGGCAAACAAACGATTTTTCTTGTATCTACCCGACATAAAAACAACTGCAAGTACATTCTGTGGCCTATCGGATTAGCAAGTTCGAAAGGGAAAAGGCTGCTGAATATAGTTACAACAGTTTTGGTGGAGGCGGCCCAGAGAAATCAGGTTGGCTATGCTTGAGCTTTTGGGCCCAATTAGCAAGCCAGTTCTTGTGATCATGAGTCTCCTGGCAGATCGAGCTTGGCATATTGTCTAGTGTACCATCTCTTTCAAGGACCGTCTTAAACTTCTCCAGTATTTGAACTATTTGGGAGAAGTCAGGCCTCTTCTCCGGATGAGAGGTCCAACACTGCTCAATTAGAAGTCGTATTGGTGCTGGGCAGTTAGTAGGAATGGCCGGCCTCACATTCTGAAAATTAGAAAATTATGGtcagcattttttttattttaaaaaaagcaACACTACTGAAAGAGTGTATGTATTTCTGAAACTTCACTATACACTGCAGTTATTCAAAATGTATTCACATATTATTTCTTGTTCAATTCAATCTCTTAATTTATAACAAGCCATAATCTCAAGACAATGAATACTATATTACCATGCAAGGAAGGAAATGGGGATCAGGTTACTACCTtgtcaaaaacagcaaaagctGCTTGAAAAGGATTCAGCTCTTCATAAGGTATTCTGCCAGAAAACATTTCCCATAAGATAAGGCCAAAGCTGTAGACATCAACTTTTCGACCATATGATTTACGCTTCATCATCTCTGGAGCCATCCATCTGAATGTCCCGGTGTCATTTGCCAGAGGGTCACAATACTCTTGTTCACAAGCAATTCCAAAATCAACAATCTTTGCACAAAATTCTTCGTTGAATATGATGTTCTCTGGTTTCACATCACGATGGACAACTCCCTGCGAGTGAATGTATGCCATGCCGCGTGCAATATCCAAGCTAATTGAGATAATCTTGTCTAGTGGAAGAGCTTTGTGATCCTGCTTGTGCAAAAACGCTCTCAAAGAACCTCCAGAAAGGAATTCAGTGATGACGCAGAATACAGGTGGACTGCTGCATGCTCCAACCAGCTACATAAACAAAATTTGGATTGATTGAGAAGGACACTCACAGAAGAAAGATCACAAGTAACTATCATGATAAAGGATGGGCTTTCATTTTCTGAATTTTAGTGTGCTTGCAAGTCAAACAATCTCCACTACCCATTTGGATAGCAGGACGACCATGTGCCCATATATTATGAATGTAATAGTAGGATCACATGGAAGGCAACCTTAAAAGTGCAGCTAGCAAATTGTACACTACTACTGAATTACTATTGCGAGTCCTTCGGGGATTCCAAAGCTTCCAGGTCAACTGGAAGAGGGTTATTATGCCAATTAAATGCAAGTAATAAAACATTTAATATGAAGGTTAATTGCAAGTTTAAGGGTTACTCTGCCTATGCAGTTCTGCATATGCTGCACTAGTTGTCAACAAAAAGGAAACGCCATAcacataaaaaaaaattgaaacgtCTTTATTGCTGGCAATATAATCATGAGGGCATCTAAATTGTCAGAGTAAAATAACTATAGAAAACATAAAGCACACAATAGAATTGTCCGACTACTTCCACGACATTGTAGGCTTATTCAGAGCCAAAGCAGAATTACGCCAGCATCATATTATAACCATAAAAGAAATGTTGAAAAACTGGAAAGTTGTGAGTTACCTTAATGACATTAGGATGATTGAGTCGTGACAGAGTGGTAACTTCCGTGTTGAACTGCTTCTCAAGCTGAGCAGCCAGCTCTGCATCTTCCTCGTCATCAGGCTGTCTGATGAACTTGACGGCAACAGGCTGCTCCTTGTAGATTCCGTGAAACAACCGACTGTGAGCCCCGGACGAGAACCTGTGCCCAATGAGCAGCTGGGAGCGATCGACGGACCATTTCTCGAGCACCTCCAATGCAGCAACCTTCGCCCTTCCGTTGGCACGGCCCTCCTTCCTATGCTTCAGCTTGCCCGGTGCCCTCACCGGCACCGGTGGATTCCCATTCAGGTCTAGCGAAGACGCGGATTTTCTGGGCGGTGGTGGAGTGGAGAACCTCTTGCTGGCTGATTTGGCCTCCAGAAACACCTCAGGAACGTGACGAGATGGGAGGGGCGACGTCGCTCTCTGCTTCAGGATCGTCACCTCGCCAAGCAGGCTAAGCGACGAGCTGCGCGTCAGGGAGTCACCACCCGGCGTTTTCTTCCTCGGAAACGGAGCAGGGCTTGAGCAAGTTCTCTGCAGCCTCAGGTTCTGCTCGTCGGGGTGAAAGGAGAACTCGGGCCCTCCAGGGCGCTCATCATCCGCGCTCTGAACTGCGGGCCTGCAAGGGACGGCCACGCTCAGGTTGGTGTTTCCGTTCTTCCCAATTGCGGCCTTGGCATCGTGCTGCGTCGCCGATGCTTGCTTCGGCGGGCGATCACTGGCTGCCTTGTCGTGCTGCGTCGGCTCGGCGTCCGAAGACGAGTCCTTTGTGGGCTCGGGGCGGGTGCTCAGCAGGCTCGTCCTCGGacgggaggaggtggcgggccTCGTCCCTGGCTCCATGTTGAGGCCATGGAGCTTGAACCCCGAGTCGGGGCCCTTCTGCTTGAGCGCGGTGCCGCGGTTAAACTGCTCGACGAAGGCGCCGAACTGCTCCCTGCCGGAGTTGGAGCGGACGACGGAGTGGGAGAACCGCGTGCGCCGCACCCACGAGTAATCCTCGTCGTCCATCTCCTCCCCTCAAATCCCGATGCCACCAACCAGACGATCCCGAGTTCCTTcccgacgcgcgcgcgcgcgcgcagggaCAGGGCTGAGGCGCCGAGACGGCTGGATCAGAGAAACCTGGACGAGAGAAATCCGGATCCTAGCACATCCCACATGTCATTGAACAGGCGCCACATTTGCTGCTGCTCCCTTCTCGAACCTCGATCGCTCGGATGCCGCGAGCGATCCGGTCCGATTCCACGGACCGGCTCCGCCTCCTGTAATCAATTCAAAATCAAGCACCCGAAATCAATACGCTACGACGGCAAACATACGTAGAAGAATTCTTATACGAAGTTCACCGGAAACTAACTAGCTAGGAAAATAGATGGAATGCTTCCGCTGGTCAAAAGCCGCGAGCTAGGAAGAGAGGAAGGATCGTCGGATCGAAAAGGGCGACGAACCGTGCCGGCTACGCGAAACGAGAAAACAGAGGCGTGCAGGAACCACCATAATAAGAAGGAACAGAAGAAGGGCAAGGAAAGGGCGAGCGGGGCGGCAAGGCAGGACGGGCGGGATACGTGAATCCGCGGAAAGCATGACGCCGAACCGGAATTGAAATCCCACGCCACGCGACGCCGCCACCCCGGCGCTGCGCAACCGGAGCCCAAGCCAAATCGAAACGAGACTTCTCCCTTCCCAATCAAGAGCCCGAGACCGAGCGCGAGAGAGTCAGAGAGAGAGCCGTCCCCGCCGCTTACCCGATCGGAGAAGAAGCAGCCGAACCCCACGCGCCGAGCAGGCGGGCAGGCAGGAACGTGGGGGGCAGCGCGCGGCAACGTGGGGGCGGAGGGAGCGCGCGGGGCAGGCGAGGCCGCGTCCACGACGAAAGCGGCGGAGGAACGGGacggatcggcggcggcggctggagaaCGCGCCGGAACCCGGGAGTGGGATTCGCGCCGCGGGGAAGGGAATGGGAGGAGGCGGGGAGGAATGTTGCGACGGAGCCAGCCGAACGGTTTTATCGCTGGCCCGAATCGAGCAGCTTCGGGGTTGGAGGGCGGGTCCGGGGGGCGCACGAGCATGAGCAGCGATCCTCGTCGCCTTCGGCCACGTTTGGTTTAGGGTCGATTCAAATTTCACAAAAACACGAATTTCTACATGGAGTAAtatagtttatttataaaaaatttcagAGACGGATGTAACTTttagagacgaatctaatgacggtaattaattgataatttaCTACAGTGACGCTACCGTacccatcctctaatcacgcgttCAAAGGCcttgttagattcgtctcgcgatttgcaCGAGGGTTGTGGAGATGGTTTTGAAGTTAGACTTTATTttatactctaaattagtggtcataagtgcaaaaaaaaaattcgctAAATTTTTTTCAAccttaaccaaacacggccctaggCGTGCGTGCGCTGTGGCCTGACGTGACAGGATGGGACGAGACGGCGGATCTTTCCTTCCCCTCGGTATATAAAAAAAAGACAATTAAGGCTTGTTTGGATCATAAAATGTAAAATGCAATTTTTTAAATCACTTGAATGGtttactaaatgtagttaaaaataaatcgcattacacaaatagactgtaaatcgcgagacgaatctaatgagtctaattatgatgtgattagacactaaattgctacagtaatgctacagtaaatattctctaatgatggattaattagtctcattagattcgtctcgtagtttacagacgagatcagtaattagttttgtgattaatatatatttaatacttcaaatattaaagattttcttataaaaatgcaaaatataaAGTCATCTAAACACATCCTAATTCGACGATTATTCTAGGTTACTGGATCAGGATCAGAGACGACTTTTGGGGATTATATTAATATTAAACCGTGCCCAACGAGTGCTGGTCTCTTTTCGTCCCGGCGATCGGGGAGGTGAGGCGTGAGGCGTGAGACGGGTTGGATGCTTCTCCTCGCGGATGTGATGGCATCCGAGATCGAATCCTCCATGTGGATCTCGTGCATGTGGGCGGTCAGGTTCGGTCGCTTGGGCGTCGGCGTAGGCCGAACCCACGGTCCATGGTCTATtccgggagggagggagagccaAAGCGCGATGATCCACGGCAGGTGTTTTCTTGACATTTCTGTTTGTTTGCTGGTTTTCCCTTTCACGCGGTTTTCGGA
This genomic interval carries:
- the LOC120673140 gene encoding proto-oncogene serine/threonine-protein kinase mos-like is translated as MDDEDYSWVRRTRFSHSVVRSNSGREQFGAFVEQFNRGTALKQKGPDSGFKLHGLNMEPGTRPATSSRPRTSLLSTRPEPTKDSSSDAEPTQHDKAASDRPPKQASATQHDAKAAIGKNGNTNLSVAVPCRPAVQSADDERPGGPEFSFHPDEQNLRLQRTCSSPAPFPRKKTPGGDSLTRSSSLSLLGEVTILKQRATSPLPSRHVPEVFLEAKSASKRFSTPPPPRKSASSLDLNGNPPVPVRAPGKLKHRKEGRANGRAKVAALEVLEKWSVDRSQLLIGHRFSSGAHSRLFHGIYKEQPVAVKFIRQPDDEEDAELAAQLEKQFNTEVTTLSRLNHPNVIKLVGACSSPPVFCVITEFLSGGSLRAFLHKQDHKALPLDKIISISLDIARGMAYIHSQGVVHRDVKPENIIFNEEFCAKIVDFGIACEQEYCDPLANDTGTFRWMAPEMMKRKSYGRKVDVYSFGLILWEMFSGRIPYEELNPFQAAFAVFDKNVRPAIPTNCPAPIRLLIEQCWTSHPEKRPDFSQIVQILEKFKTVLERDGTLDNMPSSICQETHDHKNWLANWAQKLKHSQPDFSGPPPPKLL